From the genome of Carassius auratus strain Wakin chromosome 29, ASM336829v1, whole genome shotgun sequence:
GAGCAGCGCCGCGGTCAGACGTCACTCCGTGTGTCAGATGACGTCCTGCGCAGAAGAGCCAGACGTCTGTGAGGATCCGTCTCCTCCCGTCTGCTCCGAGACCATCGTGGACCAGATCCTGGAGTCTCTGGACTCAGACACCGAGGGAATCTTCATCGACTTCCGCCGGCAGCGTTCCAGCTCCGACTTCAGCCGGGAGAGCCAGAGCGcagtgtgacctttgacctggagACACGTTCGGCTCGACCGTGAGACTAACACACTTCTCTACTGTACTAGTGCTGCAGTGTGAAGATCTAACTGAGAACTGACCAGCGCTCTCGTGTTTCTAAGATGCTTATCATCTCAATACCAACCAAATCCATtgagtttaaagggggggtgaaatgctcgttttcactcaatatcctgttaatcttgagtacctatagagtagtactgcatccttcataactccaaaaagtctttagttttattatattcataagagaaagatagtctgtaccgatcttttccggaaaaacacgagcggctggaggcgtgacgtgtgggcggagctaaagaatcacgagcgccagtaggcttttgtgttgagagcgtctggaagctgtgacattaccgtgaggaaaaaaaaaaaccatcatccaaaacaaaccatggctaacagtcagattcagcgtatatttatgatccagaatcagatccagaggctgaaactgaatgagagcagcagcagcaatgacgtctctatgtggtatgtactgaaactgtatatatttgcttagcggttttggaaaatgactaagttccactttgtagtcttttttttttttttttttaagctgtacatgtggaaagtgcagtttgatgacaacatcgatgttcttacgcgccgatagttaagttaacaacacagagatatttgaagcagttttactcaccgcctgcggttccaacacacgatcgtgaccctttttcgttgggactgcatcatccttaagaaataaacaatacgcaaatccgtcatcaaactgggccttgtttgtaaaacaagcatcttcgaaatgcagggaacaaacacaaacacttgcacaactccgttgatgctctgtaaaattaAACTCcctccactggtcccttaatgctgtttctcttttggtaatctgtgcagggttgtcttgccctggcaaccaaaaacacacttcttttgtgacatttggcgccgCTCTcgttctgatcagtgaagtctgttgtgctctcagtgctctgctatacgggagcgcgctcttccggcagaagtgcctcaggacacatataaggaaattccgctccatctaacgtcacacagagccatactcgaaaaaaactttcccaaacttgtgacaaactggaaggagtatttttggaacagaaatactccttcaaacgtacaacttaatttttgaaactttgtccatgtttagcatgggaatccaactctttaacagtgtaaaaaactcagtatgcatgaaatagcatttcacccccccccccctttaattatttaaaaagtttaatatcaatgtaattgcataattataaataataattaattcaataGGGTTAAAGTATTTTTCCATAAAACATTTCCTCAGAAGATAGTAACAGAATGAAAAATAGAGAAGTGCGTGACGAGCAATAATGAGCGAAGCTTCAGACGAGAGCAGTGATTCCTCCTCTCACTAAATGACTGTTTGATTATTAATAACACATCATACAGTAAGATCTAATAATGCACGGATGTATAGTTCACCAGTGAGAGAGAGATTAGCATCAGTCGTGCTGTTAGGATGAAGCTAGCGCTAGTTCTTCATTCTGAACACTGCAGTGCTGCTCTTCTTCAtcttgtgttgtttttaattaaagagttTCATATTTGACTTGTTTAGAAATAGTCAAATgtaaagtaaaatgactaattTTAAAGAGTTGCAGTGTTTAAGTGAGTGATTATTTTCGTAAGTTTGTAAATATGTAAAGTTTTCACACTCATGTTTTGAATAATGACCTTGCCTTCACAGATTActatttttattgcaattttaattGAGTGAACTAATATTTTACTGCTGATTAAAAAACTTCTACACTTTCAGTGATGTGTGATGTGTTTCAGAGCCTCTGACCTGAAAGTGTCCAGCTGAGATTCTGCTCTGGTCAGACGAGCCTCGACAAACACTAATGAAGCAGGCAATCATTCACTTACACTAACTAGGAAACACACCACCAGTCCAGCGTCCTCCAGCTGTATTTATATTCATGTGAGGCAGTGAATGTGTACACGGACGCTTCAGGAAGGGCTCATCTGTGGCGAGGTGACGCTCTTCATCGAAAACATTCAGTTCCTCATTATACCTGCAGCTTTATGAGCTCAGGTTAAACTACATGATTACTTCAGCGAACCATTTCCTTGAAAAGAGTTTAAAATATGAGATCACAGCATGAACCTAGTTAGCTAGCTAGTTAGCAGATGGTTGATGTGAGCGCTGCAAACACTTTCcattaaaagatttattttgtGCAGAGTTGAATGTTGTGACACAAGCGTCTCGTGAAGCTGGATGTACCTTCATCTGAGACAAAAAACAGCTGAATGTCTGACAGAAACTAGAAACACGAGAGTCCATCTGAAAAACAAGACATTCagtttctccatctctctttttttttcttaaatagtgTTTCTTTGTAACAGAAGATTCTCTCTCCATGAACAGAAATATGAatcaaaccccaaacagagaaAAACTTaatcacaacaaaaaaaagtaactCTGTCAGTCCCCTTTACAAAGAAGTTCAAAGAATCTCTAACAGATTAAtctccagcaaacacacacacacacacacactcgcgctcgctctctctcacacacacacacactcgctctctctctctcacacacacacacacacacaaacacacacacacacacacacacactctctctctctctctctctcacacacacacacaaacacacactcgctctctctctcacacacaaacacactcgctctctctctcatacacacacacacacacacacacacactctttctctctctctctctctcatacacacacacacacactctctctctctctcacacacacacacacacactctctctctctcacacacatatacacacacacacacacacacactcgctcgctctctctctcacacacacacacacactcgctctctctctcacacacacacacacactcgctctctctctctctcacacacactcgctcgctctctctcacacacacacacactctctctctctctctctctctcacacacacacacactctctctctctcacacacacacactttgagcgTTGCGCTGTCAGTCCCGTGTCAcgtataaaaacacaaaatgccaAGACTTAGACGTTGACTCTGACACTTTGAAATATGTAACATTTTCTGCTTTAAAGTGCACATTTTGAGGCTttccatacatacacacacacacacatacaggcatGATAAAACGTCAgtttcagttgtgtgtgtgtgtgtgtgagattcatgCGTCACGTAATGATGGGGCCTTTCTCTTCAGTTTCGGTCACTGAATGATCTCAGATCAGACTGCGCTGATCATCTTTCCTATGAGAACGTCACATCAGAagctaaaataatactaaaaacatCGTAACAGCTAAAACAAATACTtcagaataaaaaagaaacactgaAAGGGTCAAATAAATAGCTGAATTGCACAAGCACTCTGATATGACCGCACACCGGGTCAAGAGTTCCCCGTCAGGAGCCCGTCGAGGGGAAACAGCGCCACCATGTGTTTGAGATGAAGATGAACTCAGGATTTGATCTTCCACAGCTGTGAAGcaaacacacaaactgtgaacacacCGCCAACAACATAAGAGACCCACAATCCACTGCGAGCGGCTCTGACCTTCAGGTTGAAGCCCAGCAGGTCACTGATGACCCCCGACACGGCCGACAGAATCACCACCTGAGTGATGTTATACAGCAGAGGATTCATGGTCAGACCGTAGAGACGGAACGGAGCGTCCAGCTCCTGCGGGACAGAGACAcggtcagagtgtgtgtgtgagagagagagagagagagagagagagtgtgtgtgtgtgtgagagagagagagagagagagagtgtgtgtgtgtgtgagagagagagagagtgtgtgtgtgtgtgagagagagagagagagagagagagagagagagagagagagagagagagagtgtgtgtgtgtgtgtgtgtgtgagagagagagagagagagagagagagagtgtgtgtgtgtgtgtgtgtgtgtgtgtgtgtgtg
Proteins encoded in this window:
- the LOC113047919 gene encoding putative homeodomain transcription factor 2 gives rise to the protein MEKKPNKKEELTLVNNVLKLATKLLKELDAPFRLYGLTMNPLLYNITQVVILSAVSGVISDLLGFNLKLWKIKS